In the Granulosicoccus antarcticus IMCC3135 genome, CCGCAAGATAACCGTCATCGACGGCCAGATCACCTACTGTGGTAGCCAGAACTGCGCAGACCCGGAGTTTCTCGTAAAACCAAAGTTTGCCCCCTGGGTTGACATCATGCTGCGTATCGAAGGGCCTGTGGTTGCTCAGAACCAGCTGCTGTTTGCCAGCGACTGGATGGTGGCACGCAAAGGCAGCTTGCAGGAATTCCCCCTGTCTCCGGACACCCACGCTAACGGCTTTGCCGCCTCTATCATCGGCGATGGCCCCACCGAAAGAGCAGGTGCCACGGCACAGCTGTTTGCAAGCCTGATCGGTACGGCAACCAGAACACTGACGCTCTCAACCCCCTACTTCGTACCAAACACCACGGTGCTCAATGCCATTCAGGCAGCCGCCTATCGCGGTGTTCATGTCACCCTGATATTCCCCGAACGCAACGACTCTTGGGTTGTTGCCGCCGCCAGTCGCAGTTTCTACCAGGCTATTCTGGCCTCTGGTGCTTGCATCTTCGAGTACATCCCAGGCTTGCTGCATTCAAAAACCCTGACCATCGACGGGTGTATCACGTTCCTGGGGTCCAGCAATATGGATCTGCGAAGCTTTGATCTGAATTACGAAAACGACATCCTGCTACAGGATGTCGCGACAACCAAAGCGGTAGAACAAAGACAAGAGGACTATCTAAAGCAATCCAGAGAGGTCACTGTCGTGCAGGTGGAAAGCTGGTCTCTACCGACCAAGCTCTGGAACAATGCCATTGCCACTATCGGTCCGGTTCTCTAGCTTGCGGCTCTGCATCCTGCTTATGATGAAACAATCAGATGCTCAGCCCCATAAGGGAAGGCGGTGATGTTGTCATTACCCTGCTCATTTATCACCAGAATGTCATGCTCACGGTAACCACCAGCGCCGGGCAGATGATTCGGGATGGTAATCATCGGTTCCATCGAGATCACCATGCCAGGTTCCAGAACCGTATCGCAGTCTTCACGCAATTCCAGACCCGCTTCACGACCGTAGTAGTGACACAGCACACCAAAGGAATGGCCATAGCCAAACGAGCGATATTGCAACAGATCCTCAGAGGCGTAGATCTCGTTCAGCTCCCGTGCGATGTCCGAGCATTTGGCACCGGGCACCAGCAGTTCCTTGCCACGATCATGCACCTTGCAGTTGATATCCCACAAACGCATATGCTCATCGCTGGCCTCTTCGGCAAACAGGGTGCGCTCAAGCGCCACATAATAGCCTGCCACCATCGGAAAGCAGTTCAGCGACAAAATGTCCCCACGCTCGATCTTGCGGCTGGTGACCGGGTTATGAGCTCCATCGGTGTTGAGCCCTGACTGGAACCAGGTCCAGGTATCAAGCAGCTCACCCTCGGGCCAGCTCTTGGCTATTTCCCGCACCATGGTTGCGGTGGAATGCAGCGCCACTTCCCGTTCAGTGGTGCCCACAGCAATGGCTTCCACGCACGCAGCACCACCGATGTCAGCAATGCGAGTCATTTCAGTAATATGCGCGATTTCCTCAGCCGACTTGATCATGCGCAGCTTCATGGCTGGTGCTGCCACATCAACAAATTCGACGCCCGGGAACTCGGACTTCAACAGGTTCAGCAAATCGATATTCACGTGATCGAATTCGATACCGATGCGTTTGGCGGCACCCACCAGGTTTCTCACGGCATGAAAGTAGTTATCACGACTCCAGTCGGTGTAGGTGACATTCTCGCCAAAGGTTCTGCGCCAGGGCTGCCCACCATCAATACCGGCACTGATGCTGGTGGCATGTTCCGCAGTTATGACAAAGCCGTAGCGTCTGCCAAACTGGCAGAACAGGAAATCCGCATAGTAATTAATGTTGTGATATGAGGAAAACAGCACCGCATCGACATTATTGTCGGCCATGTGCTTGCGCATGGAATCCTGGCGGCGTTGCATCTCATTGGCGGAGAAGGTCTGTTGCGCCTTCTCACCGTTGTTCGAATAGTCCTGAAAACGTTCGCGTTGCATGATGCTCGAATCCTGTGCTGTGACAATTTAGATACTGCGGATAGCGGCACTGTGCACCTGGATTACACCTGGGTCAAAGGATCATTTCTCACAACGGCTTTAGTTTTTCTCATGTCGCCTGCCAATGAGAATCCTACCCTGTCAGGCGCCTGCATGCTGTTTCGTGTCATCGAGACTTTCCAACAACCGGCGCTCGTCAATAGAGTTATCAGGTAGGCTCCACGATCAATTCAGGCGTTGAACATCATGAATACACAGGCCCCCCTGTTAACCCTCCACTCCTTCTGGCTGTCTTTGGCAACCTACCGCGTGCGCATTGCCCTGCACCTGAAGGGCATCGAGTTCGAAGAGCGTGCCCATGACCTGAGCAAGGGCGAACATCACTCACCAGAGTTCAGGAAGCTTAATCCTGCCGAGGCGGTGCCGGCCTTGGAAGGTGGCACGCGTCAGCCACTCACGCAAAGTCTGGCCATTCTGGAATGGCTGGAGGAAAGCTATCCGAATCCACCGCTCTTGCCAACTGATGCGGAAGGGCGTGCCAGAGTACGCGCCCTTTTCCTGATCACCACCGCGGACACGCATCCTCTTGTGGTTCCACGTGTGCAAGCCAGACTGGTCAAACAATTCGGATCGGATGAAACTGCCGGAAAGGCTTGGTCAGCTCACTGGTTTCGTGAAGGTCTTGTCGCTTACGAGGCACAAATCGCACCGGACTCCACACGCTGCCACGACGAGATGCTCAGCATTGCTGATCTGGCGCTGGCCAGTCACCTGATTGGCGCGGCGCGTTTTGACGTTGAGCTAACGGATTTTCCACGCACGGCCGCTGTTGGCGAAAGTCTGTTCTCCATCCCTGAATTCGCTAATGCGCACCCGCGCTTGCAACTCGGTGCGCCCGGGTAGGTACAAATCGTTGGCAGGTCGTTGAGTTGCGCCAGTCAGATTATCCGCTGCATAAGCTACTCAGGCATCCTTACGCGTCTCATACTGAGGGTAGTCATCCGTAATTACCTCCCATGCTGCCTTTGAAGCTGTGAATATATGGTATCTATTCTCGCAACTGAGCGAGCTTTCCACCGTCCCCAGCCGTAGACGCATGATGTTGGGAATATCCTTGCGCAGGCTATACAGCGGACTACCACAACACTGGCAGAACGCTCTGACCTTGTTCTGATTACATTCGAATTCTGTCAGGTATTCCTGACCACTGAACCTCATCTTGCGTGCATCAACTGGACTGTTCGTGGCGAATGCACTCCCTTGAGCCTGTCGGCATTGCGAGCAATGACACAGAGCAATTTCGGTAATATCGCCCTCGTATTCGTAACGGACCTTGCCGCACAGACAACCGCCAGTGATCATCTTGTTTTCTCCGATAGTCTGTTAAAAACAGCTGTCAATCGTTAGCGTCACCAACACCTAAAGATCAAAATTACTGGGCATGATGATCATGTCGCGAATGGTCACATTGCGAGGTCGTGTCAGCATGTACATCACCGCATCGGCCACTTCACTGGTCTCCATCAGACTGCCGGACTCCTTGGCCTCTCGTAGTTTCTCCTCCGGCCAGTCAGACAGGAGCGCGCTGATGACAGGACCTGGCGACACCGAACCTACCCGAATGCCGTGCTTGAACACCTGACGGCGTACGGTCTGTACGAAACAGTTTATCGCCCACTTTGAGGATGCGTAAACCGGCTCCCACGGCGTCGGATAATGGGCAGCCAACGAGCTTGTCACCATGATGTCTCCGGTGCCGCGCTCGATCATATGCGGTAGAACATCATGAACGTTCTTCATCACCACGTTGACATTCAGGTTCATCATCCTGTCGATGGCGTCAGTCTCCGAATCAACCAGATCCCCACCGACATAGAGCCCCGCGTTGGCATGCAGGATATCAAGCTGACCTGCCTGTTCCAGAACGCGTGGCAGCAACGTTGCACAACTTTTCGGATCAAGCAGATCGATGACCAGCGGTATGACGGCATCCCCGTATTGCACATGCAGCTTGTTCAACGCCGCTTCATCCCGATCGATTAGCGCCACGCGAGCACCGGCCGCCAACATCGCCTCAGCGCTCGCCAGTCCAATGCCCGATGCCGCCCCGGTAATCGCGGCTACCTGACCTTTCAATGGTAGTGACATTGTCTGTATCCCTTTGGGTTGCATGAGAGGTGCTAACGTATAAATTATTGCACACCTGCTGGCCTCACCTCCCCATCAGATCAACTATCTGGATGACGGCAAAGCCAGATACCGACCAACAGCATCACAGACGGAGCTACCCTGTCTCTACCAGCCACCAAAGCGCGGCCATTCCATCAGTGGCGCATCCTCAGCAATGGGCAGAACATTATAGAATCCATGTTGTGCTGCCGTTGCGCAGGCGTGATTCGGCAGAAGGCGCAGCTGGGTACCAATGGCAAACTCCGGCAAGCGCCTGTTGCTTCCCGGGCGGCAGGCAATCACCCCATGCTCCTGATTGGCCTGCACGATAATCAGCTCATCCAGAACATTCCCATCGACATCACAGACCACCCCATAGCCTTGATCCAGCGCTTGTGCGGCGGTGCCTCTGTCTCGCGACAGGGCCATCCAGCCGGCGTCGACCATTATCCAACCGCGCTCCGACTGATGACCAATCACCGTGGTCAGGACAGACAGGGCAATGTCGTCAAGCGTACACACCTCAATGCCGGTCATCACCAGATCAAAGAAGGTATATACCCCGGCACGCAGTTCAGTAACACCCGTCAGATCCGTTGCCGCATGAGCGGTCGGGGTGGATCCCACACTCACCACAGGACACGGCAAACCGGCGGCACGCAGGGTTTGAGCCGCCGCCACAGTGGCGGCACGCTCCATCTCGGCGAACACGGCCTGCGCCTGCGCTCCCACTGCACCATAGCTTTCACCCGCATGCGTCAACACTCCTCGCAACTCGGCGCCGTTGTCATGCAGAATTCGCCCAATGATGATCAGGGCGGGATCGCCTGACAACAGACCGCCTCGATGACCGTCACTGTCTATCTCGATAAAGGCCGGAATGCACTGACCAGAGTCGCGTGATGCCGCCGCCACCGCTTCGGCCTGAGCAACTGAATCAAGCACAACCGCCAGATCGCAGCCACCCTGGCGAAGCGCCACCACCCTGTCAAGCTTGTTCGGAGCAATGCCAACCGCATAAGTAATGTCGTTCATACCGGCTGCGGCAAAGGTTTCGGCCTCTGCCAGTGTCGACACGGTTGCAGGACCATTTGCATCGGCCAACACGCGGCGCGCCACATCGACTGACTTACCGGTTTTCAGGTGCGGCCGCAGCGTAACTCCCAGACTGCGCGCACGATCGGCGAGACGATCGATATTGCGGGTCATCCTTGCCTCATCAAGCACCAGGCAAGGGGTAGAAAGAGTGGCAAGCTGAGCGCTATGTTTGGACATACAGGTCTCCATTAATGACGATGATGGTATTACCGAGTTCGTCGCACCACACTACCTTCAGACGTCGTAAAACAAGCACTACACAACCGGCGTAGGCACTTCAGCCCCTCGTCGCCGCGCACTGCGAAGCACGAATACGTTGCCAGTAAGAGCCAGTAATACGCCAAAAACGGCGAGTGAGGTCCACACGTACCCTTCCAGAACAGTCGATAAAAGCAGTGCAAAAACAGGAAACATCACCGTGGCATAGGCCGCTCGACCAGCACCGATGCTCTTGATCAGATTCAGGTACGCCCAGAACGCAAGAACTGTCGACACAAGCACCAGGTACAACAACGACCCTGTGTAGGCAGGGGCGGTATCATAGACGAAGGGAAAGCCTGCGCCGGCAGACAAGACAGCACTCCATAGCGCCCCATAGGCCATGCCCCAGGCTGAAGCGGACATGACAGGCACCGCGTACGTTTTCATGGACTGACTGATCTGATTGCCAATGCAGAAAGACAGCGTCCCACCAAGGCAGAGAAACAGCCCCAGAGTACCGGCCCCGCCCTCTTTTAGCGCCGGCCAGTAAAGCAATACAATCCCCACCGCACCGAGCGCGGCACCGAACCATCGGCGCGGCCCTGCCAGCTCACCACGCAGGGCACCAATCGCCAGATTGACCACCGAAGCCAGTGAAAAGACAACGGCCAGCAAGCCAGATACGAGCAGGGTTGATGCGTAGTAGAAAAAAATGAAATTCGTCGAGAATATGAAGACACCCATCAAGGCAAAAGCGCGATGCGCGCGCCAGCCAAATTTGAGCGGACCTTTGGAGATCACAACGATCATGAACATCAAGGCGGAAGCCAGCAGGAAACGCCAGCAAGTCGATACCGGTGGCGCCACGGCATAGCCGGTATTCACTTTCAGGGCATACCATGATCCAGACCAGGACACGACCGTGATGAGGTAGAGCAGCAAATCACGCGCTGTGAAGGGTGCTTCCTCGCTGTGTGAAGGTTTCACTCTCGGATTGTCCCTTTCCATCGAATTCAACGAATGCCCCTCGAATCACCGAGAAACTGATGACTATACAGCCGAGTGATTGCTACTTGTGCTTTTGGCTCGTATAGATGAGAGGCTCTAAGAAAGTGTTTCACCTTTCGGCAAGAACACGGTCAGAAAACCCAGCAATAAAAGCAGTGAGAAGTAGCTGAACACCTGCTGCATTCCGATATGGTCGGCCAGAGCTCCCAGTGCTGCCGCACCAATCGCACCAATTCCGAAAGCAAATCCGAAAACGAAGCCTGCAACCATACCTACTTTTTGGGGTAACAGCTCCTGCGCGTAGACAACGATCGCCGGGAAAGCCGAGGAGAGAATCAGGCCTACCAGGACGCTCAATGCCACGGTGCCAAACAGATTCACATGAGGCAGTAGCAACGCAAATGGCAGTGCCCCCAGAATGGACACCCAGATGACTTTCAGGCGGCCCAGACGATCACCAATGGGTCCACCGAAAAAGGTACCCACCGCCACCGCCCCCAAAAAGATGAACAGATAGGTTTGCGCCTCCCCGATCTCCAGCCCGAACTTCTCGATCAGGAAAAAGTTGTAATAGCTCTTGAAAGTTTCTATATAAACAAACTTGCTTAGTAGCAATGCGCCAATGACAGCAAAGGCGATAATCAGGCTTTTACGGGGGATTTCAGCGCGAATATTGGCGACCGTCCCTCTCGCACTGAGCATCCGCTGGTGTTCTGCAAACCATCGTGCAACCCAGATGAGCATGATGATCCCGACTACAGCCAGAAAACTGAACCAGAAAATACCAGACTGACCTAAAGGCAGGACAAGTAATACGACAGCCAAGGGCCCCAATGCGGTTCCGGTGTTGCCACCCACCTGGAAAGTGGATTGGGCAAACCCCAGCCTGCCACCAGATGCCATGCGAGAAACGCGCGATGCTTCAGGATGGAATAATGCTGAACCTACCCCCAGAACAGCCGCTGCAACCAATAACAAGGCGAAAGAATCGGCAGTGGCCAGCAACAGCACACCCAGTGCAACGATCACCAGTGATATTGCAAGCGCAAAGGGTTTGGGTTTCACATCGCCATACAGCCCCATGACGGGCTGCAGAATACAGGCCGTGATTTGCTGCGCCAACGTAATATAGCCGAGCTGCAAATAGCTCAGCTCGAAGTTATTCTTAAACAGCGGATAAAGCGCAGGCACCAGAAACTGGATCAAGTCGTTGATCAGGTGCGCACCGGCGACCACAAAAATGACGGAATAAGAGGTCGCTATTTTGGGACTGGCAATGCTGTTCATCAGGATTACTCATAATCGGTATGAGCTCGGTTTTGTGTCAACCGAAGCATGAGGCTCGTGAAACAGTAAACGCAAAATTAAGTGAACTATAGCGCTACCGTAGTCGACCGCCGAGCATACCTCTAATCGATGAGCTTTGGCCCGTTTTCAGAAAATATTCAGAAAAGCCAGATGTGATCGAATCAACCAGGCCGCCCATCAATACGGACACGTGTCAGCACCGGCCAGTAGCGTATCGCGTACAAACCGAACGCCGATGACCACAGAAAGGCGGAGACGATTACCGATGGCATCAGTAAATGCGGCACCCACAAAGGCAGGAATACACGCACCACCGCGGCTATCTGAATCAGCACATAACAACTGATATCAAAGCGATCCGCTTTCAGCGCCCTTCCCGTATGGCCACGAGCCGTGCGCGTCATCATGCCCATGATCAAGGTACCGATGGCTCCTACCGTCAATGCATGAGTTGCCGTTGAAGAGGTAATCCAGTCAAGCTCTGCCAGGCCGCGCAACAGCAGATGTAAAACGATCCAGCCATAAGCCAGATGCAGCACCCAGACCAGCGGTGTCTGCAAGGTCTTCCAGGGTTGCCACAGCGACAGCCGTTTGGCTTGTAGCAGAGCGGCAATCAATAACAGGACAGCCAGAACCTGGCCCTGAAGCGCGAGGGTATCCGCCAGCAGTACCACCAAAATAGCGCCAGGGGCCGCATATTCCAGCCATGCCAAGCGTTGTGGTTGTGTACCCGGCACACCCTTGCTGGTAAACAGCGGTACGACCCGACCCGCCATCACCACCATGATGAACAAGACGATATCCATCGAAAACTGCACCGCCAACCGGGCTGGCACATTCAGCATGCCCACACGCGTGGCATGCATGCCAAACGAGGCCGCTCCCAGCAATACCAGCAAGCCTACGAAGAAATAATTACGCCGCACCCCCTTGCGAACAAACGGTATAGCCAGCGCAATGGCCGCAGCCCAGGGAAACGCAGCATTAGCGGCCGCCGCCGCCCAGCCATACGGTGTCAAGGTCAATATCCGTGCGCATACCCACACCAGAGCCAGCAGCATCAGCGGATACCCGCTCAAGGTCTTGTGGCCCGTCCAGGTTTGACCGGCGGTGAGCAGAAAGCCTACGATCACCGGCAATACGAATCCAAACAGCATTTCGTGTGCATGCCAGACAGGCCCGGGCAGATAGCTCAGGGGTAGCCAGCCTGCAAATTGGGCAGCCCATAGCAGGATGGATGCGGCGGCATAAATACTGGCCAACAGATAGAAGGGCCGGAACCCTAGTTGCCACAAGGCAAACTGATTACCAGCAGAAGGGGTTTGAGCAGGTTCCATCAATGACTAATCTCAGGTATCAGGTGCATAGCCAAAAGCAATGCGAGAGGTGCTGGCAGTATCGATCCAGACACTCTTGGGGCTAGTGTATTCCATCAGTGCATCCGTGCCGCTGGATCGCCCGAATCCTGAAGAGCGGGAGCCGCCAAAGGGGGATGAGACATGGATGGCTTTGTAGCTATTGATCCAGAAAGTGCCGGCTCGCACAGCCGCGGCAATGCGGTGAGCTCGCCCCACATCGGCGGTCCAGACCGCCCCTGCCAACCCGAAGTCGGTACTGTTGGCAATCTGCACCGCATCGGCTTCATCATCAAAGGCCAGGCAGGTGACGACCGGACCAAAGATCTCCTCGCGTGCGGCAGCCGCATCCAGTGGTAAATCGGCCAGTATGGTCGGTGATACGAATAAACCTTCGCCTGCTGGAGGCTCGCCAGCAATCACGCGCCCGCCATCGCGTTGCTGTGCATCCTGCACCATGTCACGAACATGCCGGAATTGTCGGGCATTGCTGATAGGCCCGATTTCGGTCAACTCATCCAGGGGATCCCCCAGCGTCAGCTTTTTCATACCCGACTCCAGCATGGCCAGAAACTGTTCCTGAATATCCTTGTGAACCAGCAGGCGAGAGCCAGCGACACAGCTCTGACCGGCTGCCGAGAAGATGGCTGCCTGCGCACCTCGACAAGCGGCTTCCAGATTGGCATCCGGAAAAACGATGTTGGCAGACTTTCCGCCCAATTCCAGCACCACGGGTTTGAGCGCACGCCCGGCAGAGGTGGCAACGATTCGACCGGTTTCCGGCGAACCTACAAACACTACTTTACGAACTGCATCGTGTGCAATAGCCGCCTCACCTGCTGTCGGGCCCAGACCCGCCAATACATTCACCAAACCTTTCGGCAAGCCCGCCTGCTCGGCCAATCGCACTAGTGCCACGCTGGTCACTGGCGTCAGCTCACTGGGTTTGATAACAACACCGTTGCCCGTAGCGATGGCCGGTGCAATCTGCCATCCGGCGGTGAACGCTGGCGCATTCCAGGGGGTGATCTGGAAAACCACACCCAGGGGTTCGCGCAGCGTGTAGTTCAAATGGCCCGATGGTACGGGAATGACTTCGCCGTGCAGCTTGTCAGCCCATCCGGCATAGTAACGAAACATTTCCACCACCTTCGACACTTCCACCCGACAATCTCGCAGCGGCTTGCCCGCCACTAACGCCTCCAGCTTTGCCAGTGATTCGACATGCTGCTCAACCAGGGCGGCGATCGACTGCATGACATTGCCTCGTGCCGCAGCGCTGTAATCCTGTGCCCAGCTCTTCTGGGCCTGTTGTGCATAGTCGCAAGCCCGGTTGGCCAGACCGGCATCGCAGTCAGCGTACTCTGCCAGTGTCAACCGTGTGTAAGGATCTTCCAATGTAATCCGGGCACCCTGCCCATCATGCAGCTCTCCCCCAATCAGACTCTGTGGCACGGCACCCAGACCAAACTCTACCATCAGTGTTGCGAACAATTGCTTGCGATCAGACATCAGGGGTATTTCCGAGTTTGTAGATTTCATTAAAATCGGCGCTATCGGGCAGGCCATCACGACTCGCCTCCCAAATGGCGGCAATGGCGCGGGTAGCCGGCAGATCAAGCTCTGTACGCTCAGCCAGAGACACCGCCAGTCCGACATCCTTGCGCATTAAACCCATGGTAAAGCCTGAGTTATATTGTTCATTCAGAATCCACAACGGAAAGTTGACTTCACTGACCCCACTGCGTCCAGAGCCTGCATTGACGCCCTCCAGAAGCCTCTCCAGACTCACCCCTTGAGTCTCTGCCAAGCGTGCCATTTCACCCATCAGAGCCAGGTTGGCAGCACATAGCAGATTATTGGCAATTTTGGTCGCATGACCTGACCCTGACGCTCCGATGTGAACGGTTTTGGCTGTCAGCTGTGCCAGCAGAGGACGCAGACTCTCAATCGATTCTGCCGCTCCACCCAGGACCATGGTCATGGTGCCATTGCGCGCACCATTGGGGCCGCCACTGACCGGGCCATCAATGAACACATAACCAGCCTTTTCAGCCTGTGCTGCCAGCTCTCTCGTGGTATCGGGCTCTGAGGTCGAGGTGTCCAGAATCACAGTACCGGCTTGCAGTAATGGGCCAAGATCGCTCATCACGGCTCTGACAATATCGGCTTTAGGTAAAGACAGAATAATGGTTTTACAACGGCTGGCCACCGCAGCCAGATCATCCACCACCTCAGCACCGGTTGCGGCCATATGCCTCCGGGCCTCCGGGGTTGCGTCATGACAAACAAGCGATTGACCTTGCTCCAATAGCCTTTGCACCATGGCTCCACCCATGGCACCACACCCTACGATTCCGATCATGATTCAAGTCTCCACCTGGTTGGACTGACACGCTCTCGAAAGAACATCTGATCAATATAACGTCATAGACACAAAGCGAAAAGCGCCCTCTGGAAAACGTCGACCACTGCGACTATGAGGCAGCTCCGCGATAACCCAGTGAATGCCTTCTCCAAAGCGCGTAATATCGGCCCTGCCAAAGTCTGCTTCGTCTGAGGCCCGAGGCTTGTAAAACAATAACCTGATCCGGAATCTGACTATGAATGCATCCTTCGGCATCGACCATCCACTGGTTGCGGTACACGATATTGTCCAGCTGCGTGAGCGACTGATTGCCATGGGCTTCAACATGACGGCCATTGGCAAACACCCTTGGGGCACCAGCACCTCATTGGCCATGTTTGATGGTTGCCTGCTTGAAATCATGGGCATCTATGATGACACCCTGATTGATGAGGTGCCAGCCGGTGACTTTCGATTTGGCCGGCATGTCCATGCTCATCTGATGCAGCGAGAAGGTGTCGCCCTGACAGCCCTGCACAGCACCGACTCGCAGGTTGATGCACGCCAGGCACAGCAAGCAGGATTTACGCCTGCGGGGCATCTGGAGTTTGGCAGGGACGTGACCCTGCCCGATGGTCAGCAGGACAGAACTCGCACCACCCTTGCATTACTGCCAGATTCACGCTGGCCCAGGCTATCCTTCTTTCTTTGCCAGCAGCATCGACCCGAGCTTATCTATGTGCCGCAATGGCTGGAACATGCCAATTCGGTGTACGGCATCTGCGGTGTCACCATCATGGCCGAACCCGATA is a window encoding:
- a CDS encoding aldehyde dehydrogenase family protein, which translates into the protein MSDRKQLFATLMVEFGLGAVPQSLIGGELHDGQGARITLEDPYTRLTLAEYADCDAGLANRACDYAQQAQKSWAQDYSAAARGNVMQSIAALVEQHVESLAKLEALVAGKPLRDCRVEVSKVVEMFRYYAGWADKLHGEVIPVPSGHLNYTLREPLGVVFQITPWNAPAFTAGWQIAPAIATGNGVVIKPSELTPVTSVALVRLAEQAGLPKGLVNVLAGLGPTAGEAAIAHDAVRKVVFVGSPETGRIVATSAGRALKPVVLELGGKSANIVFPDANLEAACRGAQAAIFSAAGQSCVAGSRLLVHKDIQEQFLAMLESGMKKLTLGDPLDELTEIGPISNARQFRHVRDMVQDAQQRDGGRVIAGEPPAGEGLFVSPTILADLPLDAAAAREEIFGPVVTCLAFDDEADAVQIANSTDFGLAGAVWTADVGRAHRIAAAVRAGTFWINSYKAIHVSSPFGGSRSSGFGRSSGTDALMEYTSPKSVWIDTASTSRIAFGYAPDT
- a CDS encoding NAD(P)-dependent oxidoreductase, coding for MIGIVGCGAMGGAMVQRLLEQGQSLVCHDATPEARRHMAATGAEVVDDLAAVASRCKTIILSLPKADIVRAVMSDLGPLLQAGTVILDTSTSEPDTTRELAAQAEKAGYVFIDGPVSGGPNGARNGTMTMVLGGAAESIESLRPLLAQLTAKTVHIGASGSGHATKIANNLLCAANLALMGEMARLAETQGVSLERLLEGVNAGSGRSGVSEVNFPLWILNEQYNSGFTMGLMRKDVGLAVSLAERTELDLPATRAIAAIWEASRDGLPDSADFNEIYKLGNTPDV
- a CDS encoding VOC family protein: MNASFGIDHPLVAVHDIVQLRERLIAMGFNMTAIGKHPWGTSTSLAMFDGCLLEIMGIYDDTLIDEVPAGDFRFGRHVHAHLMQREGVALTALHSTDSQVDARQAQQAGFTPAGHLEFGRDVTLPDGQQDRTRTTLALLPDSRWPRLSFFLCQQHRPELIYVPQWLEHANSVYGICGVTIMAEPDSQEQLLEKFGALYGDSLAVSGGFQLETANGSLKILSRHSIEADLGKIPAAVLADNQPCIVGMDFRYANPDALNQHLLDSRMAFKEHSGTITLQHPEKTGNTFLRFHHLPRQ